The sequence GAGGCAACAGGTTTTAAAGCGACACAACTGCGTTTAGCAGGCGGTGGAACGGCAGAAATGCCTTGGAAACAATTACTGACTGATGTATTGAGAATACCCCTCTATGCAACTACAGTTGCTGCTGCTTCCGCGCGGGGTGCTGCTCTACTCGCAGGTATCGGAATTGGCGCATACGTGGATGCTAATGACACGAGCAAACTGGCAGCCACACCAACGCTTGCTGCAACTCCCCAATCAGTAGATTCAGCCCTAGAAGAGGCTTGGATGCGATATCAATCCCTTTATCCACGACTAAGAAAAATCTGATAGGAGTTATGCCTCACGGAGGAAGAAAGAGAAGGTATTTACAGATACTTTCTTAAGGTAATACTGTTTAATATCAGTCAAATAAAGGAAGAAAGTTTACTGACAAAATAAGTAGAAATTGCATGAATATATTAAGTGGAATGACTCTACCAAAATCAGCCACTGCTTCTGATTTATACAGTATAAATTAGCTGATATTAAGCTTTTGACTAGGTGGTTTAAAGTTGCTGTGTAGTAGTAAATGGTCATCCATAAGTCAAGAATGGGAAAGTGCTTCAAAAGAACTGACATCTACTAGATTTTGGTAACAATACCTTAGGCTAAAGAACTAAGACTGAGATGATACTACTGAAGGTATGAACCGATTAGACGATAATAGCAACCGCTCCAACCATTTCAGAAGTGTTGACATACACCAAAAACGACTGCAACAGATCAACGACAACACGGCAATCTCCTGGTCTCCGAGTCGGTTGGTGGCAAGGGTAGTGATTTTTTCACTAAATTACTACTACCCTTCTTTGCGTAGCGAGAGCGCTTCCCTTGGCGTTACGAGAGCGTTAAAATTATTTCCATGATGTGGACACAAATAGATGCTCGTATTACTCAGCTGACTGGCGAAAAGTTTCTTTCGTCACAGCAGCGTTCGGTTAGCGGCGGCTGTATCAATCAAGGTTATGCCATCAGCGATGGGCAGCGTACTTATTTTGTTAAACTCAACCAAGCTTCTCTGGTTGATATGTTTGAGGCAGAAGCGTTGGGTTTACAGCAAATGCTGGAAACTAACAGCATCCGCGTCCCGAAACCGATTTGCTGGGGTACTGAAGGCAATTCTGCCTATCTAGTTCTAGAGTGGTTGAAACTAGGACGTGGCAATACCCAATCTTGGGAGAAAATGGGGCAGCAATTGGCAGCAATGCACCAATGGGTGGGAAAAGATGCCTTTGGCTGGGACAGAAATAATACGATTGGTTCTACGCCGCAAATCAATACATGGACAGCAGCTTGGGGAGAATTTTATGTTGAACATCGGCTGGGTTATCAATTTGGGCTGGCGAAGCGTCGCGGCGGTCATTTTCCCAATCAGGAACGGTTACTAGAAGCAATTCCTGAACTATTGGCAGATCGTCAGCCTCAACCATCGCTGGTTCACGGCGATTTGTGGGGGGGAAATGCCAGTTGTACTGTGGAAGGGGAACCTGTGATTTTTGACCCGGCGGCGTATTATGGCGATCGCGAGGTTGATATTGCGATGACAGAACTTTTTGGCGGTTTCCCAACAGCCTTTTATCGCGGCTATAACGAGGTTTTTCCTTTAGATCCAGGCTACGAGCGGCGGAAACCGCTGTATAACCTGTATCATATTTTGAATCATTTTAATCTTTTTGGCGGCGGTTATGCGTCGCAAGCGTCGGGGATGATTGAACAGATATTGCGTTCAATTTGATGTTGAGCTTAACACGCTATCCTGGCAGGAATAATTTGTTTATGGGAGATTGTCAGGGTCAACGCCAAGCGATCGCAAGTACGCAGCCAACTGTTCAGCCCGAAGACGTTCTTGCTGTAATAACAACTCGGCCTGTTCTGCCCGTTGCTGTAGTTCCACTGAAGTTAAAAATCTCTGCCCATCTGGACGGTAAATTACCAACTCTCCCTGTCCAGTTGCAAACCGAATTCTTAAGCGAGGACTCGTCCAGCCATCCATTTGCCAAAGTTTTGTCAGATGTTGATCTTGCCGCAACCATCCTTCTAATTCATAGCTTTCTGGGTCATACAGGTAGTATTCTTCGACACCGTAAGTATCGTAAAACTCCAGCTTGCGATCCATCTCTTCTTGATTGTTGCTGAGAGAAAGTATCTCAAAGACAACTTGGGGCGGGATATTATCTTCTTGCCACTGACGATAAGAACGACGTTTCCCCTTCTGTCTGCCAAAGACTACCATTACATCGGGTGCAGTCGGGGAAACTATCTTGGATTTGACAGGATACCACAGCAAATCTGCCGCAATAAAAACATCGTTAATGGCAGCGAACAAAATCTCTAAATTCTCTTTAATAATTACTATCCAACGATACTGTTCCGTATTGTCTGCCATTGGTTTGCCGTCACTGTCTGGATAGAGTAGATCGGAGTCAAGTTGCGAAAAGATAGTCATCGGATTTTACCTTGCTCTCGCTCAATAAATTACGACAAAATTTTAAATAGGCTGGAAATAGCGATCGCTATTTTCCACACTCTTGATTTTCATCTCTTTTTCTCATTTTAAAAATTAATTCTAGACATAAATTCTGGCACACCCTGAATACCAAGATTAAGGTGAAACACCGCCCCAGCTCCCGCGCCTTCCTCATCGCGATTGTCACCGCCTGCTGTAGTAACGTAAATATCAGTGTAATCTGGGCCGCCAAACGTGACACTTGTCACCTTTTTTGCCGGGAAAGGAATGCGTAAAACTTCTGTACCATCGGGAGTGTAGCGAAACAAATGTCCCCCATCCCAACGCGCCGACCAAATATAACCTTCCGCATCAACAGTCATCCCATCGGGGACACCTTCATCTTCTGGTGTGGTGATGTGAACGCGCTGATTGCTAAGATTGCCGCTAAATTGGTCGTAGTCGAACTTATAAATTTCCCGTTTATCGGAGTCGGTGTGGTACAGCTGCTTGTGGTCGGGGGTGAATCCCATGCCGTTAGAAACACCCAGACCATCGAGTATTTGAGTGAGGGAACCGTCTGTATCCAGGCGGTAGAGGCGACCGAGACGATTAGGTACTGGCATCGTCCCACAAAAAACGCGCCCTGCGGGGTCAGCAATTACATCATTAAAGCGGGTTTCGCGTTCGTCGGGAATTTCGGGAATCAGGGTGGTAATTTTCCCCTCTTCCCAGCGCTCAATGGCTCCACGAGCTTTAAATAGGAGTAGTGAACCATCTTGTTGAATAGTGAAACCGCCGACAACTTCCCCAGAGTAAATTTGCTCGTGGGTTTTGCTGGCATAATCGTAGCGGAA comes from Funiculus sociatus GB2-C1 and encodes:
- a CDS encoding fructosamine kinase family protein, which gives rise to MWTQIDARITQLTGEKFLSSQQRSVSGGCINQGYAISDGQRTYFVKLNQASLVDMFEAEALGLQQMLETNSIRVPKPICWGTEGNSAYLVLEWLKLGRGNTQSWEKMGQQLAAMHQWVGKDAFGWDRNNTIGSTPQINTWTAAWGEFYVEHRLGYQFGLAKRRGGHFPNQERLLEAIPELLADRQPQPSLVHGDLWGGNASCTVEGEPVIFDPAAYYGDREVDIAMTELFGGFPTAFYRGYNEVFPLDPGYERRKPLYNLYHILNHFNLFGGGYASQASGMIEQILRSI
- a CDS encoding Uma2 family endonuclease; translation: MTIFSQLDSDLLYPDSDGKPMADNTEQYRWIVIIKENLEILFAAINDVFIAADLLWYPVKSKIVSPTAPDVMVVFGRQKGKRRSYRQWQEDNIPPQVVFEILSLSNNQEEMDRKLEFYDTYGVEEYYLYDPESYELEGWLRQDQHLTKLWQMDGWTSPRLRIRFATGQGELVIYRPDGQRFLTSVELQQRAEQAELLLQQERLRAEQLAAYLRSLGVDPDNLP
- a CDS encoding SMP-30/gluconolactonase/LRE family protein, whose amino-acid sequence is MATPSILADYQCHNAEGPLWHPLEKRLYWSDIPTGRLFRYDYASKTHEQIYSGEVVGGFTIQQDGSLLLFKARGAIERWEEGKITTLIPEIPDERETRFNDVIADPAGRVFCGTMPVPNRLGRLYRLDTDGSLTQILDGLGVSNGMGFTPDHKQLYHTDSDKREIYKFDYDQFSGNLSNQRVHITTPEDEGVPDGMTVDAEGYIWSARWDGGHLFRYTPDGTEVLRIPFPAKKVTSVTFGGPDYTDIYVTTAGGDNRDEEGAGAGAVFHLNLGIQGVPEFMSRINF